The following are from one region of the Candidatus Acidulodesulfobacterium ferriphilum genome:
- the gap gene encoding type I glyceraldehyde-3-phosphate dehydrogenase, producing the protein MANLRIAINGFGRIGRNVFRVFQGMIEKGKEIEIVAINDITNPQVLAHLLKYDSVHGKANFYVGYDVDHIIADSRETLITAIKDPSELLWKHLNVDIVIESTGLFTKRDDAAKHLKAGAKRVLISAPAHDPDVTIVLGVNDKIYNKDRHFIVSMASCTTNCLAPVAKIIHENFAIEKGNMTTVHSYTNDQRILDLPHKDLRRSRAAAVSIIPTTTGAAKALCEVLPELKDKLDGMSLRVPTPDVSINDLVCKVSKKTSVLEVNSKLEEASEGYLKGILAFSKEPLVSIDYLGNPYSSTVDSLSTKVIGDDLVKVLAWYDNEWGYSTRLAEMAVMMMQ; encoded by the coding sequence ATGGCAAATTTAAGAATTGCGATAAACGGGTTCGGCAGAATCGGAAGGAATGTTTTCAGGGTGTTTCAAGGTATGATAGAAAAGGGCAAAGAGATTGAAATAGTCGCGATTAACGATATTACCAACCCGCAGGTGCTTGCCCATCTTCTTAAATACGATTCCGTTCACGGTAAAGCTAATTTTTATGTCGGATATGATGTTGACCATATTATTGCGGATAGCAGGGAAACTTTGATTACGGCAATAAAAGACCCTTCCGAGCTTCTCTGGAAACATCTGAATGTCGATATTGTTATCGAATCGACCGGCCTTTTTACAAAAAGAGACGATGCGGCAAAACATCTTAAGGCAGGAGCAAAAAGGGTTTTAATTTCGGCGCCTGCCCATGATCCCGATGTTACTATCGTTCTTGGAGTAAACGATAAGATATATAACAAAGACAGGCATTTCATCGTTTCCATGGCATCATGTACCACAAACTGCCTTGCTCCGGTGGCCAAAATAATACATGAAAATTTTGCGATAGAAAAGGGCAACATGACCACGGTTCATTCTTATACCAATGACCAGAGAATCTTAGATTTGCCGCATAAAGATTTAAGAAGGTCAAGGGCCGCCGCCGTTTCGATTATTCCTACGACAACCGGCGCCGCAAAGGCGCTTTGCGAGGTGTTGCCAGAACTCAAAGATAAACTTGACGGGATGTCTTTAAGGGTGCCTACGCCCGATGTCTCTATTAACGATTTAGTATGCAAGGTTTCTAAAAAAACATCCGTTTTGGAGGTAAATTCAAAATTGGAAGAGGCTTCGGAAGGTTATTTAAAAGGAATTCTTGCTTTTAGCAAAGAGCCTTTGGTTTCGATAGATTATCTCGGAAATCCTTACTCCTCCACCGTCGATTCTTTAAGCACGAAGGTGATAGGAGACGATCTCGTTAAGGTTCTGGCGTGGTATGACAATGAATGGGGTTATTCCACAAGGCTTGCCGAAATGGCGGTTATGATGATGCAATAA
- a CDS encoding leucine--tRNA ligase, translated as MEIDKSYDFNKIESKWQFLWEQEKTFGVQNNISASKPKFYCLEMFPYPSGKIHMGHVRNYAIGDAIARFKRLKGCSVLHPIGFDSFGLPAENAAIKNKTNPSGWTKSNIGSMTLQLKRLGFSYDWDRIVITSDPSYYKWEQLFFLQMLKNGLAYKKASNVNWCESCHTTLANEQVEDGKCWRCGNNVTIKNMEQWFFKITAYAEELLEDLDDLKGWPDKVRTMQKNWIGKSSGLSIFFKIEGSEDSEDGIEIFTTRPDTIFGATFVAMSPFHPLAKKLVKEPEKRIELERIIHNSLVSKDIAEKEGFFTGSYAINPFTDKKIPVYVANFVLMDYGTGAIMSVPAHDERDYEFAKKYNLEIIRVIRHKSGFEKEQDDSLPYMLQGTIVNSGEFNGLSSEEAKEKISAYAEKLGIGKKVINYRLRDWGISRQRYWGCPIPVVYCEKCGTVPLNEIDLPLILPDGITFTGEGASPLEKLESFINTKCPKCGGYARRETDTMDTFVESSWYFLRYTLLNRIEQVPFKKDDISYWLPVDQYVGGVEHAVMHLLYSRFFVKVLRDLNYFDLDEPFENLLTQGMVVKNGAKMSKSKGNVVDPDELIKKFGADTVRLFILFAAPPEKDLEWNDSGVEGAFRFINKFYKTIITAYADIFKNMDNDFTMEDGSADNINQGVKKIVYQLSLVIEKTEAEMNGRYHFNTIISSSMELLNNFNDYMADEIQKEGVLNPADRYLLKYFLNSVIIMLYPFIPHACSEAYEILNGSAIEKAPWPEIKDTGYIQEKCNIAVQINGKMRDLVVADLNASEDSVIEAALDSNKIRKYVAHKSSIKKTIYIKNKLLSIIV; from the coding sequence ATGGAAATAGACAAAAGTTACGATTTTAATAAAATAGAAAGCAAGTGGCAATTCCTCTGGGAACAGGAAAAGACATTCGGCGTACAGAATAATATTTCCGCAAGCAAGCCAAAATTCTATTGCTTAGAAATGTTCCCGTATCCTTCGGGCAAAATTCATATGGGGCATGTCAGAAACTACGCAATCGGAGATGCAATTGCGAGATTCAAAAGATTAAAGGGTTGCTCTGTGCTTCATCCTATCGGTTTTGACAGCTTTGGGCTTCCTGCCGAAAATGCCGCAATAAAAAATAAAACAAATCCATCCGGGTGGACTAAAAGCAATATAGGTTCAATGACCCTGCAGTTAAAAAGACTCGGTTTCTCTTATGATTGGGACAGGATAGTAATAACATCCGACCCGTCATACTATAAATGGGAGCAGTTATTCTTTTTGCAGATGCTAAAGAATGGATTGGCTTATAAGAAGGCTTCAAATGTCAACTGGTGCGAGTCCTGCCATACCACGCTTGCCAATGAACAGGTTGAAGACGGCAAGTGCTGGAGATGCGGAAATAATGTAACGATTAAAAATATGGAGCAGTGGTTTTTCAAGATAACGGCTTACGCCGAAGAGCTGCTCGAAGATTTGGACGATTTGAAAGGCTGGCCGGATAAGGTTAGAACAATGCAAAAAAATTGGATTGGCAAGAGTTCCGGCTTAAGCATATTTTTTAAGATAGAAGGTTCCGAAGATAGCGAAGACGGAATAGAAATATTTACCACGCGGCCGGATACTATTTTCGGAGCGACTTTTGTTGCAATGTCCCCGTTTCACCCGCTTGCAAAAAAATTAGTTAAAGAGCCTGAAAAAAGAATCGAGTTAGAAAGAATTATTCACAATTCGTTAGTTTCAAAAGATATTGCGGAAAAAGAGGGTTTTTTTACCGGCTCTTATGCTATTAATCCGTTTACGGATAAAAAGATTCCGGTATATGTGGCTAATTTTGTCCTGATGGATTACGGAACAGGCGCGATAATGTCGGTTCCGGCCCATGACGAAAGGGATTATGAATTTGCAAAAAAATATAACCTTGAAATAATCAGGGTAATAAGGCATAAAAGCGGGTTTGAAAAAGAACAGGACGATAGTCTTCCATATATGCTGCAGGGGACAATTGTCAACTCAGGAGAGTTTAACGGGCTTTCTTCCGAAGAGGCAAAAGAAAAGATTTCGGCTTATGCGGAAAAATTGGGGATAGGTAAAAAAGTTATTAATTACAGACTCAGGGATTGGGGAATATCCAGACAAAGATACTGGGGGTGCCCTATTCCCGTGGTTTACTGCGAAAAATGCGGAACGGTTCCTTTAAATGAAATCGATTTGCCGTTAATTCTTCCTGACGGCATTACTTTTACGGGGGAAGGCGCTTCGCCTTTAGAAAAGCTGGAATCCTTTATAAATACAAAATGCCCTAAGTGCGGCGGCTATGCAAGGCGTGAGACCGATACAATGGATACATTCGTTGAATCTTCATGGTATTTTTTAAGATATACTCTTTTAAACAGGATAGAACAGGTTCCGTTTAAAAAAGACGATATATCCTACTGGCTTCCGGTTGATCAGTATGTAGGCGGGGTCGAGCATGCCGTTATGCACCTTTTATATTCAAGATTTTTTGTAAAAGTCTTGAGGGATTTAAATTACTTTGATTTAGACGAGCCGTTTGAAAATCTTTTAACACAGGGAATGGTTGTAAAAAACGGCGCCAAAATGTCCAAATCTAAAGGCAATGTCGTAGATCCCGATGAGCTTATTAAAAAATTCGGAGCTGATACGGTAAGGTTATTCATTCTTTTTGCCGCTCCGCCCGAAAAGGATTTAGAGTGGAACGATTCCGGGGTCGAAGGGGCATTCAGGTTTATCAATAAGTTTTACAAAACGATTATTACGGCTTATGCGGATATTTTTAAAAATATGGATAACGATTTTACAATGGAAGACGGAAGCGCGGACAACATAAATCAGGGCGTTAAAAAAATTGTTTATCAGCTTTCTCTGGTGATAGAAAAAACGGAAGCGGAGATGAACGGGCGTTATCATTTCAATACGATAATAAGTTCTTCAATGGAATTACTTAACAATTTTAACGATTATATGGCGGATGAGATTCAAAAAGAGGGGGTTTTAAATCCGGCGGATAGATATTTACTAAAGTATTTTCTAAACTCCGTGATTATAATGTTATATCCGTTTATTCCACATGCCTGTTCGGAAGCCTATGAAATTTTGAACGGTTCGGCAATAGAAAAGGCACCGTGGCCGGAGATTAAAGACACGGGATATATTCAGGAAAAATGCAATATAGCCGTGCAGATAAACGGGAAAATGAGAGACCTTGTTGTTGCAGATTTAAATGCAAGCGAAGATTCGGTAATAGAAGCCGCGTTGGACAGCAATAAGATAAGAAAATATGTCGCGCATAAAAGCAGTATTAAAAAAACTATATATATTAAAAATAAGCTTTTAAGCATAATAGTGTGA
- a CDS encoding phosphoglucomutase/phosphomannomutase family protein, whose protein sequence is MKEISALCHSKESPWIEFGTSGYRGRIADDFTFDAVKIVSQAICDFLTEKYGGSFPSKKIIIGYDTRFLSEEFAKLSSCVFCANGFSVIFANTFTPTPVIAIKILKEKALGAINITASHNPYNYNGIKFSPDWGGPALPEDTEIITRKSNELLKLPEYKFMDIDDAKNRGLLVEADFISDYADLIKTKLDLKLISKNNKNIFPFITSLHGTGQGIIGNVLKEAGFEFEEIDKERDAFFLPGMAPDPSAKNLRGLGKLIKDYNKNAAGNKPGKLALGLATDGDADRYGILDEDGELVEPNIIFPLLYNYYIEGKGIKGDVARSVATTALVDRVAKYYGFKVIETPVGFKYLGKLISEGKAVMAGEESSGLTVMGHTPDKDGIYTCLLVLEMLSYYMKPLKLLVKALLEKFGPIYSKRINVPVDKEKFKAEIDEKMENFPSVYEGKKVTGKNTADGYKIFFDDDSWLLARLSGTEDLMRIYGESDTAENLNTLINSFQEYLI, encoded by the coding sequence ATGAAAGAAATTTCAGCGCTCTGTCATAGCAAGGAAAGCCCTTGGATCGAGTTCGGAACATCCGGTTACAGAGGCAGGATTGCGGACGATTTTACTTTTGATGCCGTCAAAATCGTATCGCAGGCTATATGCGATTTTTTAACGGAAAAATACGGCGGTTCGTTTCCTTCAAAAAAGATAATCATAGGCTATGATACAAGATTTTTATCGGAAGAATTTGCAAAATTAAGCTCCTGTGTTTTTTGCGCCAACGGGTTTTCCGTGATTTTTGCAAACACCTTTACCCCGACGCCGGTTATAGCTATAAAAATCCTGAAAGAAAAAGCCTTAGGGGCAATAAACATAACGGCAAGCCATAACCCTTATAATTACAACGGGATTAAGTTTTCCCCCGATTGGGGAGGACCCGCTCTTCCCGAAGATACGGAAATTATAACAAGAAAATCCAATGAACTTTTAAAATTACCCGAATATAAATTTATGGACATAGATGATGCGAAAAACCGAGGGTTATTGGTAGAGGCGGATTTTATAAGTGATTATGCGGATTTAATAAAAACTAAATTAGATTTAAAACTTATATCGAAAAATAATAAAAATATATTTCCTTTCATAACCTCTTTGCATGGAACGGGGCAGGGTATTATAGGAAATGTATTGAAAGAAGCCGGTTTTGAATTTGAAGAAATCGATAAGGAAAGAGATGCATTTTTTTTGCCGGGCATGGCGCCAGACCCTTCCGCTAAAAATTTGAGAGGTTTGGGGAAATTAATTAAAGATTATAATAAAAATGCGGCAGGAAATAAACCTGGGAAGCTGGCATTAGGGCTTGCGACAGACGGGGATGCCGATAGATACGGTATATTGGATGAAGACGGGGAGCTTGTCGAACCCAATATCATTTTTCCGCTTCTTTATAATTATTATATAGAGGGAAAGGGCATAAAGGGTGATGTTGCAAGAAGTGTGGCTACTACCGCCTTAGTCGATAGGGTTGCGAAATATTACGGTTTTAAAGTCATCGAAACCCCCGTCGGCTTTAAATATCTCGGTAAACTTATATCGGAGGGCAAAGCCGTAATGGCAGGGGAGGAATCCTCCGGGTTAACGGTAATGGGGCATACCCCGGATAAAGACGGAATTTATACATGTCTTTTAGTTCTTGAAATGTTATCCTATTATATGAAGCCTTTAAAATTGCTTGTGAAAGCCCTTCTTGAAAAATTTGGGCCTATTTATAGCAAGCGAATAAATGTTCCGGTGGATAAAGAAAAATTTAAAGCGGAAATCGACGAGAAGATGGAAAATTTTCCGTCCGTTTACGAAGGCAAGAAAGTTACCGGCAAAAATACGGCCGACGGCTATAAGATATTTTTTGACGACGATTCGTGGCTTTTGGCAAGGCTTTCTGGAACCGAGGATTTAATGAGAATCTACGGCGAATCCGATACGGCAGAAAATCTTAATACCTTAATAAATTCATTTCAAGAATATTTAATTTAA
- a CDS encoding MBL fold metallo-hydrolase, with protein MFNYKGLEIKRFCHDSFLVTNGKVNLYFDPFKLHDGEPKADYIFVSHEHFDHFSMDDIRKIIKDSTVLFMNKMTHKEMGASLDNKVVIIAPGDSIDFKDLHIEGVSAYNINKFREPGKVYHPKEDKKLGFIVTFNGVKIYHTGDTDHVPEMDNLASKNIDLLFIPVSGTYVMTPAEAIGAAEKIRAAVSIPMHYGTIVGDRKQAEDFKEGCQKKGLNSVII; from the coding sequence ATGTTTAACTATAAAGGACTTGAAATAAAAAGGTTTTGCCACGACAGTTTTCTGGTAACGAACGGCAAGGTAAATTTATACTTTGATCCATTTAAATTGCACGACGGCGAACCTAAAGCGGATTATATTTTCGTATCGCATGAACACTTCGATCATTTTTCCATGGATGATATTCGCAAAATAATAAAAGATTCTACCGTTTTATTCATGAATAAAATGACGCATAAAGAAATGGGTGCATCGCTTGATAATAAAGTCGTAATTATTGCCCCGGGCGATTCAATCGATTTTAAAGACTTGCATATAGAAGGCGTCTCTGCTTATAACATAAACAAATTTCGGGAACCGGGCAAGGTTTATCATCCGAAAGAGGATAAAAAACTCGGGTTTATCGTTACTTTTAACGGGGTTAAAATTTATCATACGGGCGACACTGACCATGTACCCGAAATGGACAATCTGGCCTCAAAAAATATCGATTTGTTATTTATTCCGGTTAGCGGCACATATGTGATGACTCCTGCCGAAGCGATAGGCGCTGCCGAAAAAATCAGGGCGGCAGTATCTATTCCTATGCATTACGGAACTATAGTGGGGGACAGAAAACAGGCTGAAGATTTTAAGGAAGGTTGTCAAAAAAAAGGGTTGAACTCTGTGATAATATAA
- the lspA gene encoding signal peptidase II, whose protein sequence is MKKKLIILISIFLPVLIFDQYLKYLVNKRISLFRKITVIKHYFNIVHVDNTGVAFGLMNNYSSLFIIIFTALIIVLITYILFKLKISSPLFIISSSLIISGAFSNLLNRIFQGYVVDFLDFHIYGYHWPSFNLADSSVVTGTILFFISIIKYI, encoded by the coding sequence ATGAAGAAAAAGTTAATCATATTAATTTCGATTTTCCTTCCAGTTTTAATTTTTGATCAATATTTAAAATATTTAGTTAATAAACGCATCTCGTTATTTCGGAAGATAACCGTTATAAAGCACTATTTCAATATAGTGCATGTCGATAATACCGGCGTTGCTTTCGGCCTTATGAATAATTACTCGTCTTTGTTTATTATAATATTTACGGCTTTAATTATTGTTCTTATAACCTATATTTTGTTTAAATTAAAAATTAGTTCGCCTTTATTTATAATTAGTTCGTCTTTAATAATTTCGGGCGCATTTTCGAATCTTCTAAACAGAATTTTTCAGGGATATGTCGTTGACTTTCTTGATTTTCATATTTACGGCTATCACTGGCCAAGCTTTAATCTTGCGGACAGCTCCGTTGTGACGGGAACAATACTGTTTTTTATTTCTATAATTAAGTACATATAG
- a CDS encoding phosphoglycerate kinase, translated as MENIVYIDEIEIKNKTLLIRVDFNVPLDQNGNITDDTRIRAVLPTINYCLDENAKIVLISHMGRPKGNKVPELSLIVVAKRLSRLLDKDVKFVNDCIGELAENTVKSASYGDIILLENLRFYSEETNNDEEFGKKLASLCDIYVNDAFATAHRSHASNVSVAKFVKTCAAGFLIRKELNYFTRAIESPMKPFVAIVGGAKVSGKIEVLSNFADKVDKLIIGGAMSNTFLKAMGYDVGSSLVEDDMIEYAKKTLEKIKEKNIKLYLPVDVVVADRFTPDAETKVTTVQEIPKGWMALDIGPATVTLFTEAIQNAKTIVWNGPMGVFEFDAFSRGTFALVSSVANAYALTIVGGGDTDVALHRAGEFAKMSYVSTGGGAFLELLEGKKLPGIEALINCSKKNNLKKLL; from the coding sequence ATGGAAAATATAGTTTACATCGACGAGATCGAAATAAAGAATAAAACACTGCTTATAAGAGTGGATTTTAATGTTCCGCTCGATCAAAACGGAAACATTACCGATGATACCCGAATTAGAGCGGTTCTTCCCACGATTAATTACTGTTTGGACGAGAATGCAAAGATAGTTTTAATATCCCATATGGGAAGGCCTAAAGGAAATAAGGTTCCCGAACTTTCGCTCATAGTGGTTGCGAAAAGATTAAGCAGGCTTTTAGATAAAGATGTTAAATTTGTAAACGACTGCATCGGAGAGTTAGCGGAAAATACCGTTAAGTCTGCATCTTATGGAGATATTATACTTCTGGAAAACTTAAGATTTTATTCGGAAGAAACAAATAATGATGAAGAATTCGGGAAAAAATTGGCATCGTTATGCGATATTTATGTTAACGATGCATTTGCAACGGCGCACAGGTCTCACGCCTCTAATGTTTCGGTTGCTAAATTCGTAAAAACATGTGCCGCCGGGTTTCTTATCAGAAAAGAGTTAAATTATTTTACAAGGGCGATAGAAAGCCCTATGAAGCCGTTTGTCGCCATTGTCGGAGGGGCAAAGGTTTCAGGGAAAATAGAGGTATTATCGAATTTTGCGGACAAGGTGGACAAACTTATAATAGGCGGCGCCATGTCTAATACCTTCCTTAAGGCTATGGGGTATGATGTCGGCAGTTCATTAGTTGAAGACGACATGATTGAATACGCAAAAAAAACCCTTGAAAAAATAAAAGAAAAAAATATAAAACTTTACCTTCCGGTAGATGTCGTTGTTGCCGACAGATTTACTCCAGATGCGGAAACTAAGGTTACCACCGTTCAGGAAATTCCAAAAGGCTGGATGGCGTTAGATATAGGTCCTGCAACGGTTACCCTTTTTACGGAGGCTATTCAAAATGCCAAAACAATTGTATGGAACGGCCCGATGGGCGTCTTTGAATTCGATGCCTTTAGCAGAGGAACATTTGCTTTGGTTTCCAGCGTGGCAAATGCTTATGCTCTCACGATTGTAGGTGGCGGAGATACGGATGTTGCCCTGCACAGAGCGGGAGAGTTTGCCAAAATGTCCTATGTCTCAACCGGCGGAGGGGCATTCCTGGAGCTTTTGGAAGGGAAGAAATTGCCGGGAATCGAGGCATTGATAAACTGCTCCAAAAAGAATAATTTAAAAAAATTGCTGTGA
- a CDS encoding phosphatase PAP2 family protein, whose translation MLSYILHLDTAIFLFINNNFHFSFLNENMRAFTFLGNGWVAYWLVLVYVYIYNRSKLKQSFFVLVLTQLVPGIFDIIIKRFVNRPRPIVALHNLIKDGAVHINLLGRHLTEYSFPSGHATTAFSLAVALSYLFPKRYKLFYTLAFIVAFSRVYDGEHYPLDVIAGGILGYLFAKITLIAYKKIKKINGYNFERTV comes from the coding sequence ATGCTTTCCTATATTCTTCATTTAGATACTGCCATTTTTTTATTCATAAACAATAATTTTCATTTTTCCTTTCTCAATGAAAATATGCGGGCATTTACATTTCTGGGCAACGGGTGGGTGGCATACTGGCTTGTTCTTGTTTATGTTTATATATATAACCGTTCAAAATTGAAACAATCGTTCTTTGTGCTTGTTTTGACGCAGCTTGTTCCCGGGATATTCGATATTATTATAAAAAGGTTCGTGAATAGGCCGAGGCCGATAGTCGCGCTTCATAACCTTATAAAAGACGGCGCAGTGCACATTAATTTACTTGGAAGGCACCTCACCGAATACTCATTCCCATCAGGCCACGCTACTACCGCTTTTTCTTTAGCCGTTGCTCTTTCATACCTTTTTCCGAAGCGCTATAAATTGTTTTATACTCTGGCATTCATAGTTGCCTTTTCCCGTGTTTACGACGGCGAACACTATCCATTGGATGTTATAGCGGGAGGAATTTTAGGTTACCTGTTTGCAAAAATTACCCTTATAGCGTATAAAAAAATAAAGAAAATAAACGGCTATAACTTTGAAAGAACGGTTTAA
- a CDS encoding nucleotidyltransferase: MQAVIMAGGFGTRLKPLTNNAPKPMIHVANKPMMEHVVNLLKIHGIVDLIVLLYVQPEVIKNYFKDGAGFGVNIEYVLAEEDYGTAGAVKNVEKIIKDGNDDDFLVISADIITDVNLKKPIDFHIGKKSDATIVLTRVENPLPYGIVITDSEGRVTKFLEKPTWSEVFSDTVNTGIYILRKNVLKLIPEKSEFDFSKDLFPLLLKENKNLFGHICSCYWRDVGTLSEYRQSHLDIIAGKIDLNVEGETLAKNNIKIGEKSIIDISCDVENSIFGKDVHVLQNCKIKNCVVGDNCIIGENTALSGSVVGKNSKIGANCEIQEAIIGYKSNIGRNVFIGSGAVISDVCNIGNEAVINPNVKIWPFKNVEDGAILSESLIWSDKWSAKIFGQYGITALANLEITPEFASKLGAAFGATIGKNRTISVSRDSHKTSRLFSRAMMSGVLSVGVNVNDFSDTPISIVRYQAKQFKSYGGIHVRKHPFDKKLLNIKFFDHNGLDLSPLGEQKIERLFFREDYARVGSEETGEIFYPTHGTEYYTDGFLSKIDTDKIIKKKFKIVIDYSYGSSSKIFPAIIGRLGIDSVHLNANLDQTKITKTEREFKKSLKDLSSIVKSISADIGIFIDNGGEKIYICDENGDNIDGNTALSLMCLLVMKTEKMDKIISVPVNSSCNILKMAKDYNFEVILAKNSSNALMEKSADSNVYFAGDNEGGYIYSKFMPAFDGMYSAVKLLEMLARLNTTIKNEMRYIEPTYFEYKIIPCPTELKGFIMRKLIEKYRDENALFIDGIKLIKPNGWVLAYPASEGAHFEIFSESREKDEALALINQFSGDIDRWKNERNFSALS, translated from the coding sequence ATGCAGGCAGTTATAATGGCAGGCGGCTTCGGGACAAGGCTTAAACCCTTGACGAATAATGCTCCAAAACCCATGATACATGTGGCAAACAAACCTATGATGGAGCATGTCGTCAATCTGTTAAAAATACACGGGATAGTCGATTTAATTGTTTTGCTTTATGTGCAGCCTGAGGTAATAAAGAATTATTTTAAGGACGGGGCCGGTTTCGGGGTGAATATCGAATATGTGCTGGCGGAAGAAGACTACGGAACCGCTGGAGCGGTTAAAAATGTCGAAAAAATAATTAAGGACGGAAATGATGACGACTTTCTTGTAATCAGCGCCGATATAATTACCGATGTCAACTTAAAAAAGCCTATAGATTTTCACATCGGCAAAAAAAGCGATGCCACAATCGTTCTCACGCGGGTCGAAAATCCATTGCCTTACGGAATTGTCATTACCGACAGCGAAGGTAGGGTAACTAAATTTCTTGAAAAACCTACATGGTCCGAGGTTTTCAGCGACACGGTAAACACCGGAATTTATATCTTGCGTAAAAATGTATTAAAGCTTATCCCCGAAAAAAGCGAGTTTGATTTCTCGAAAGACCTGTTCCCCCTGCTTTTAAAAGAAAATAAGAACCTTTTCGGCCACATATGTTCCTGCTATTGGAGGGATGTAGGCACGCTTTCGGAATACAGGCAAAGCCATCTGGATATCATAGCGGGTAAAATAGATTTGAATGTAGAGGGGGAAACGCTTGCAAAGAACAATATAAAAATCGGCGAAAAAAGCATTATTGATATAAGCTGCGATGTCGAAAACTCGATATTCGGAAAAGATGTTCATGTACTTCAAAACTGCAAAATTAAAAATTGCGTTGTAGGAGATAACTGCATCATCGGTGAAAATACGGCGTTAAGCGGTTCCGTGGTCGGAAAAAATTCAAAAATAGGCGCAAATTGCGAGATTCAGGAAGCCATAATAGGATACAAATCAAATATCGGCAGAAATGTTTTTATCGGTTCAGGCGCCGTGATATCCGATGTTTGCAATATCGGCAACGAAGCGGTAATAAATCCCAATGTTAAAATTTGGCCATTTAAAAATGTGGAAGACGGGGCAATATTATCGGAAAGCCTGATTTGGTCGGATAAATGGAGCGCTAAGATATTCGGCCAATACGGTATAACCGCTCTCGCAAATCTGGAAATAACCCCTGAATTCGCGTCGAAACTGGGGGCCGCCTTTGGCGCAACGATAGGTAAAAACAGAACTATTTCAGTTTCGAGGGACAGCCATAAAACATCAAGATTATTTTCAAGGGCTATGATGTCGGGAGTTCTTTCCGTGGGGGTCAATGTAAACGACTTTAGCGATACTCCAATATCCATCGTTCGGTATCAGGCAAAGCAGTTTAAGAGCTATGGAGGCATTCATGTCAGAAAACACCCCTTTGATAAAAAACTGTTGAATATAAAGTTTTTTGACCACAACGGCTTAGATTTATCTCCCTTAGGCGAACAGAAAATCGAAAGATTGTTTTTTAGGGAAGATTATGCAAGGGTCGGTTCGGAAGAGACGGGAGAAATATTTTATCCCACGCATGGAACCGAATATTATACGGACGGATTTTTGAGTAAAATCGATACCGATAAAATTATAAAGAAAAAATTTAAGATTGTAATCGATTATTCGTATGGAAGTTCGAGCAAGATTTTTCCGGCGATAATTGGAAGGCTGGGGATAGATTCCGTTCATTTGAATGCAAATTTAGACCAGACGAAGATTACAAAAACGGAAAGGGAATTTAAAAAATCGCTTAAGGACTTGTCGAGTATTGTAAAATCTATCAGCGCGGATATAGGTATTTTTATCGACAACGGCGGAGAAAAGATATATATCTGCGATGAAAACGGGGATAATATAGACGGAAATACGGCATTGTCATTAATGTGCCTTCTCGTTATGAAGACGGAAAAAATGGATAAGATAATTTCCGTTCCGGTAAATTCATCGTGTAATATATTAAAAATGGCCAAGGATTATAACTTTGAAGTTATTTTAGCTAAAAACTCTTCCAACGCCCTTATGGAAAAATCTGCCGATTCCAATGTTTATTTTGCCGGCGATAACGAAGGGGGCTACATTTACTCTAAATTTATGCCCGCATTTGACGGAATGTATTCCGCGGTAAAACTTCTCGAGATGCTTGCCAGACTTAACACTACAATTAAAAATGAGATGCGTTATATCGAGCCGACCTATTTTGAATATAAAATAATTCCTTGCCCAACCGAGTTAAAGGGGTTTATAATGAGAAAACTCATAGAAAAATACAGGGATGAAAATGCGTTATTCATCGATGGGATAAAGTTGATAAAGCCAAACGGTTGGGTTCTGGCATATCCGGCTTCCGAAGGCGCCCATTTTGAGATATTTTCCGAAAGCAGGGAAAAAGACGAAGCATTAGCTTTAATAAATCAATTTAGCGGCGATATAGATAGGTGGAAAAATGAAAGAAATTTCAGCGCTCTGTCATAG